GCTGAGATTCATGCTGCGGATCATCGCCTTGATCGGACCGATGTTCGCCGGATGCATGGAAAGCGTGCGAAGCCCCAAGCCAAGCAAGGCCATGGCATCCAGCGGACGACCGGCCATTTCGCCGCACAGCGACAACTCGCCATGCGCCTCCGCGGCCGAGTTCACGATCAGGCGGATCAGGTAGAGCGCGGCCGGATTGAGCACGTCGTAGCGCCGCGAAACGCGCGGATTGGTCCGGTCGACCGCGAAGACGAAGGACAGAAGATCGTTGGAGCCGATGGAGACGAAATCGGCCGAACGCATGAGCTGCGGCAGCATGAAGGCGAGCGAAGGGACTTCCAGCATCGCGCCGACCAGGACCTGGCGCGGCCGTTCGATGCCCAGGAGCCGGGCGCGTTCGGTCTCGCGGTCGATCAGGGCGCGGGCGCGATTGAACTCGTCGACATTCGAGACCATGGGCAACAGGATGCGCAGCGTGCCGCCGGCGGACGCCATCAACAGCGCGCGCACCTGGTAGCGCAACAGCGCAGGGCGATCGAGCGCGATGCGGATGGCGCGCCAGCCCAGCGCCGGATTCTCCTCCCGCTCCCAGCGCGCATAAGGCAGCACCTTGTCGCCGCCCAGGTCGAGCGTGCGGAAGACCACGGGCTTGTCGCCGGCGGCGTCGATGATGGCGCGGTAGAATTCCACCTGGTCCGCCAGCCGCGGCATGGTCTCGCCGATCATGAATTGCAGCTCGGTGCGGAACAGGCCGATACCGTCGGCGCCCGATTCCGCCAGATGCGGCATGTCGAGCTTGAGGCCGGCATTCATCATCAGCTGGATCGGCACGCCGTCCTTGGTGATGGCGGGCAGGTCGCGCAGCGCGGCGAAGCGCGCCTGGACCTGTTCGCGCAGGGCGCGCTTGGCCTCGAAGGCGGCGACGATCTCGGGCTGCGGCCGCAGGTGCAGCTCGCCGGTCTCGCCGTCGAGCGCGATCAGGTCGCCGCCGCGCGCGGAATCGGAGATGCCCTCGACCGAACCGATCAGCGGCAGGCCCATCGAGCGCGCGACGATCGAGACATGGCTGGTGGAGGCGGCGTCCTCCAGCACCAGGCCGACGAGGCGTTCGCGGCCGTAATCGAGCAGCTCAGCCGGACCCATGGCGCGGGCGATGATGACGGCGTTGAGCGGCAGTTCCTGCGCGCCGATCTCGCCCGAGAGATGCCGCAGCAGGCGGCGCGCGAGATCGTCGAGATCGTGCAGCCTTTCGCGCAGCACCGGATCGTCCAGGCGCTGGACGCGCACCCGCATCTCGTCCTGGACACGCTCGACCGCGGCCTCGGCGGTGAGGCCGGTGCGCACCGCGTCGCGCATGCGCTGGCGCCAGCCCTGGTCGTGGGCGAAGAGCCGATAGGCCTCGATGACCTCCCTGCCCTCGCCGGTGAGATCGAGCTCGCTGGACTCGAGCATCTCGTCGACGGCGTCGCGCAGCTTGCCGATCGCCTCTTCGAGCCGCGTGAGCTCCTCCTGCGTGTCGTCGGCGATCATCTTCTCGACCTTGACGCGCGGCTCGTGGAGCACGACGCGGCCGATGCCGACGCCTTCGGCCAGGCCCTCGCCCGTGAAGGTGCGCGGGCGGTCGGCGCGCAGCTCGGGCTCGTCGAGCTCTGTGATACGGAACAGGCCGCCTTGCGCCACGACCTCGGCCAGCACCATCGAGACGGTCTGCAGCGCCTCGACCTCTTCTTCCGAATAGAGAACCGCGGCGCGGTTCTGCACGGTGAGCACGCCGAACACCTGGCCGCCGCGCACGATCGGCACGCCCAGGAACGACTTGTAGGGATCCTCGCCGGTCTCCGGGCGGTAGGAGAAGTGGGGATCCGACGGCGCATCGGAGAGGTTCACCGGCTCGGCGGTCTGGGCGACCAGGCCGACCAGGCCCTCGCCTTCCTTCATCCGCGTGGTATGCACGGCGGCGCGGTTGAGGCCCTCGGTGGCGAAGAGCTCGAGCGCCTTGCCGGCGCGGCGCAGATAGATCGAACAGACCTCGGCGACCATATTGGTCGCGATCACGGTGACCAGCTTGTCGAGGCGGGTCTGCGCGCTCGTCTGCTCGGCCATGATCTCGCGCAGCTTGCGCAGCAGCAGGCGCGGACCGCCGGAGACGGGCATCAGGGCGCTCCCGATCCTCCCCCGCAAAGCGGGGGAGGTGGCTCGGCGCGCAGCGCTGAGACGGAGGGGGCCAACTCCCCCTCCACCATCGCTTCGCAATGGTCTCCCTCCCCCGTCATGACGGGGGAGGAGCTGCCGGGCGCCGGGCTCTTCATCTACGCCACATCCAATTCATACGCCGAGTGCAGCGCGCGCACGGCGAGCTCGACATACTCCTCGGCGATCAGGACCGACACCTTGATCTCGCTCGTCGAGATCACCTGGATGTTGATCCCCTTCTCCGACAAGGTGCGGAACATGGTCTGGGCGACGCCGGGATGCGCCCGCATGCCGATCCCGATGATCGAGACCTTCGCGACATTCGCGTCGTGCAGCAGTTCGCGATAGCCGATCTGCTCGGCCGCCTTCTCGATCGAGGCCAGGGCGCGCTGCAGTTCGCCGCGGGTGACGGTGAAGGTGAGATCGGTCTTCTTGCCGTCCTCCGACACGTTCTGGACGATCATGTCGACATTGACGCCGGCATCCGCCAGCGGTCCGAAGATCGCCGCCGCGATGCCGGGCCGGTCGGGGATCTTCAGGAGGGTGATCTTCGCCTCGTCGCGGCTATAGGCGATGCCGGTGACCGGTTTCTTTTCCACGATTTCGTCCTCGTCACAGAGAAGCGTTCCGCCCGCGTCGGGGTCGAAGGTCGACAGCACGCGGGTGGGAACGCGGTGAAGCATGGCGATCTCGACCGAGCGGGTCTGCAGGACCTTGGCGCCCAGCGATGCCATTTCGAGCATCTCCTCGAAGCTGATCTTCTCCAGCCGCCGCGCCTTCGGCACGATGCGCGGATCGGTGGTGTAGACGCCGTCGACGTCGGTGTAGATGTCGCAGCGGTCGGCGTTCAGCCCCGCCGCCACCGCCACCGCCGAGGTGTCCGAGCCGCCGCGGCCCAGCGTCGAGATGCGGTCATGCGGCGCGACGCCCTGGAAGCCGGCGACGACCGCGACCTCGCCACGGGCGAGGCTTTCGTTCATCAGGTCGCCGTCCATGCCCTCGATGCGGGCCGAACCGTGCACGGCCGAGGTGCGCATGGGGATCTGCCAGCCCATCCAGGACCGTGCCGGGACCCCGATGGCGCCAAGCGCGACGGCGAGGAGACCGCTGGTCACCTGCTCGCCGGAGGCGACGATGACGTCGTATTCGCGCGGGTCGGGCACCGCGGGCGCGTTGGAGCCGGGCGCCCTGGCGATGTCGTTGCACCAGGCGACGAGCTTGTTGGTCTCGCCGGCCATGGCGGAAACCACGACGGCCACCTGGTTGCCGCGATCGCGTTCGCGCTTCACCAGTTGGGCGACATGGCGGATGCGGTCCAGGTCGGCCACCGAGGTGCCGCCGAATTTCATCGCAATCTTCGCCATGTGCCTGAGTGTGCGCGGGTTTCCGCGCGATACATAGACGGCGACGTTGCAATGCTCAACGCGCGGAATGATCGCGCGTCCGTTCCGTCACGCGCGTGTCACCAGGTGAACGTCACCTTTCCGTTGCCTCCCGGCGCGCCCGGCGCCAGCAGATAATCCGTGCCGTGCTTGTTGCAGGAAATAAGGCCTTTGTTGAGATAGCCGCCATGGCCGCCAACGCCGCCCTCGTTGATGTATCCGGGCCCCGTCCTGCCGGGCCCGCCGCCTGCACCGCCAAGCCCTTCGCCGCCGCCGGTACATATCAATCCGGGGGCGCCAGGGTAGCCGGCCGTCCCGGCCCAGTTGTCGAAATCGCCGCTGCCGGGGAAGCCGATGCCACCGAACGTTCCGTTACTGCCGGGCTTCCCCGATTTGCCGCCCGTGCCGCCTGTTGCATAGAGATATTGGCCAGAGCCGAGCTGGGCGTCGCTGTTCCCGCCCGTTCCGCCGTCGCGGCCGGCCGCCGGGTCGGCTTTTGCTCCGCCGTGACCGCCGGCGCCGACATGGACGGTGTAATACTGGGTGCCACCGCCGTTGGGGACGACGATCGTGGTTGTGGTCGTCGCATATCCGCCGCCGCCTCCACCGCCGCCGCCATTGCCACCGCTGCCGCCCTGGTGGTTTGCTTCCCCCCCGCCTCCGCCTCCGCCGCCGGCGCCCCATGCCTCCGCCTTGACGGGAATGGCCTGGCCGGCCGTCGCGATGAGGTCGCATTGCGTGCCATAGGCGCAGACGGAAAAGCTGTAGGTGCCGGGCCCCCTGGTCCATGTGCCGTGGGTCCAGAGCGGTTTTCTGACGGCGGTGACGATACAGGTCCTATGCTGGCCAAAGCCGAGAAGCACGGTGCCGCCCGGACCGCAGTCCCCGCCGACCATAATCGTGTACTGGGCGAGATTGGTCCCGCTGCCGGTTCCCGGCGTGACGGAAACGCCATGCGTGCCCATAGACATGCTGACCGAGCCTGTCGTGCCGCCATTGCCGACGGAGACAGCGCGGTTCACGCCGTCGATCTGCAGATTGAAGCGTCCGGGATCGTTGGTCGGTATGATATGGATACTGACCGTCAGCCCGACGCCAAACCCCGCGGCGGCGCGATCGACCGGCACCGTCAGACTCAATAAAATTGTAATTACGGCTGCTGAAAATATGCGTGACAACTTCATATTTCCTCCAAATATCCGAGTAATACTTATACAAAAAACATGAAATTGGATGATTTCTATATGAATACTATCATGATTCCTTGCAGATAAAGGTCCTGTGGGCGAGTCTTCTGCCCCTCGCCGGCACACCCGTGCCGGGCGTATGAAGATGCCCATGACCCTGACCGACGCCACCATCGATCCCGCCGAAGTCGCCAAATTCTCCGCCATGGCGGCGGAATGGTGGGACCCGGCGGGCAAGTTCGCGCCGCTGCACAAGTTCAACCCGGTGCGGCTCCAGTTCATTCGCGATACGGCGGCGGCGCATTTCGGGCGCACCGGGCTGAAGGCCTTCGCGGGGCTCGCCCTGCTCGATATCGGCTGCGGCGGCGGGCTGCTGTGCGAGCCGATGGCGCGGCTGGGCTTTGCGGTGACCGGGGTCGATCCCTCCGAGAAGAACATCGGCACCGCCAGGGCGCATGCCGGGACGCTGCCGATCACTTATCGCGCGGCATCCGCCGAGGCGCTGGAAGCGGAGGGTGCGGCGTTCGACGTGGTCCTCAACATGGAGGTCGTCGAGCACGTCGCGGACCTCAAGGCCTATCTCCAGGCCTGCGCGAGGCTTGTGAAGCCCGGCGGCCTGACGATCGTGGCGACGCTGAACAGGACGCTCAAATCGCTGGCACTGGCCAAGATCGGGGCGGAGTACGTGTTGCGCTGGCTGCCGCCGGGCACGCATGACTGGAACAAGTTCGTCGCGCCGGCGGAACTCCGGAGGCTGCTTGAAGGTGCGGGGCTCAACCCGCTAAAAACACAGGGCGTGGCATTCGATCCGCTCAATTGGGACTGGCACTTGTCCGACGATGTAGACGTCAACTACATGGTCGTGGCGGGACGCTAGCGCTCAGTTGACGCCGTCGAGATCGGGCGGCAGCGGGGCGACGTCGACGCCCTCCTCCACCAGCTCCTTGGCTTCCTCGAGCGACGCTTCGCCGTAGATATGGCGTTCCTCGGCCTCGCCATAGTGGATCTTGCGCGCCTCTTCGGCGAAGTTCGGGCCGACATAGTCGGCGTTCTGCTGCACGTATTTCCGCAGGCCCGTCATGAACTGGCGCATCTTCTTGGCTTCGTCGGCGGTGATGGTCGATTTCCTGGCGGCCACCGAGACCGCCGGCGCCATGATCGCCTTCTCGACCTTGCGGGAATCGCAGACCGGACAGGTCAGCTTGCCGGTCCGGGACTGCGCGTCATAGGCGGCGGAGTCGCGGAACCAGCCTTCGAACTCATGGGCATTCCTGCACCGGAGATTGTAGACGATCACGCGCAAGCCTTTTTGCCGGTTCCGCTCCTCAAAGCACTTTATACGACGGATTCGCAAATGGGACGGACAATTCGCAATCCGCGTCCACGCGTCCTGCCCGTCCGTATTAACCAAGATGGTGCCATCGGCTGGGGAAGGGCGTGAGGGATCGGGCGGCTAAGGGCCGCGGAACGGCCGGTCGTGCTGCAGGTTCGGCACCCGGCTACGGGCGTCGACCACCGCCGCCGGATCGATCTGCGCGACGATGATGCCCGGCTCGGTGCCCGCTTCGGCCAGCACTTCGCCCCACGGCGCGACGATCAGCGAGTGGCCATAGGTCTTGCGGCCATTGGCGTGCGTGCCGCCTTGCGCCGGCGCGACGACGAACGCGCCGTTCTCGATGGCGCGGGCGCGCAGCAGCACATGCCAATGGGCCTTGCCGGTGGTCTCGGTGAAGGCGGACGGGGCGGTGAGCAGGAATGCACCCTTCTGCGCCAGGGCGCGGTAAAGTTGCGGGAAGCGCATGTCGTAGCAGATCGACAGACCGATCCTGCCCCAGGGCGTGTCTGCGAGCACCGCTTCGTCGCCGCCCGCAACGGTATTCGACTCGCGGTATTTCTCGCCCGAGGGCAGGTCGACGTCGAACAGATGGATCTTGCTGTAGCGCGCCGTGACGCGGCCCTTGGGATCGATCAGGAACTGGCGGTTGGCGGTCTTGGTCTCGCTGACCTTGATCGCCAGCGAACCGATCAGCAGCCAGATGCCGAGCTCCTCCGCCAGCGCGGCGAAGGCCGGGAGGGCCGGATCGTGCGCCTCGTCATAGCTCTGCGCCAGCTTGGCGCCGCCGTCGGGCGCCATGAGCGTGGTGTTCTCGGGCGTGGCGACGAACTGCGCACCCTGCCCATGTGCCTCGCGGATGAAGGCGGAGGTCGTACGGACGTTCTCCGCGATATCGTCGGAGGAGCGGAGCTGGACGCAGGCGGCTTTGAAAGCGGTCATGCGGCGATGATAGCGCGGATGTCAGCTCGCCAGAAGCGGGTCGAGCTTGCCCTGGCTTTCGAGTGCGTACAGGTCGTCGCAGCCGCCGACATGTTTCTCGCCGATGAAAATCTGCGGCACGGTGCGGCGGCCTTCGCTCTTGGCTTCCATCTCGCGGCGCGCATCGGAATCCATGAAGACGTCGATCTCGTCGAAGGTCGCGCCCTTCTTCTTGAGCAGCGCCTTGGCGCGCACGCAATAGGGACAGATCGGGGTGGTGTAGATCTTGACGTTGGACATCGCGGGCGACTCGGCAGCACCTTTCCGTGACAGTTACATCATATCGCCGGCACGCGACCGGACAACGCGGGCGAGCGCCAAAACCAGCACTTTCGCCGCGCCTGCGCGCTTTAGCGCACGGGCGCAGGCTTCGACGGTCGCGCCCGTGGTCAGCACGTCGTCGACCAGCAGGATATTACGCCCGGCGATGGCCGATTTGTGGCGGGGCGGAATCTTGAACGCCCCCAACATGTTGCGCCGCCGCGCCTTGGCCGAGGTCATGGCGCCCTGGCTGGGCGTGGCACGGGCCCGGCGCAAGGCGAAAAGGTCGGCGGTCTTGCCGCTCAGGCGGGCCAAGGCGCGCGCGAGTTCCGCCGACTGGTTGTAGCGCCGCGACCACAAGCGCCCCGGATGCAGCGGAACCGGCAGGATCAGATCGGCCTCGTCGAGCAGAGCGCGCCCGCCGCGCTCCAGCCAGCGCGAAAAGCCCGGAACGAGATCGAGGCGATCGCCGTGCTTGAAGGCCAGAAGCGGGCCGCGGCTCGCCGCATCGTAGCGCATGACGGCGCGGGCCTTGTCGAAGGCGGGCGGGTCGGCGTGGCAGGCGGCGCACAGCGTCTCGCCGCCCATGTCGAAATCGAACGGCAGGCCGCAGCAGCCGCACATCGGCCCTTCGAGGAAGCGCACGTCCTGCCAGCACTTGGCACAGAGCGCCCCAGGCTCGGCGACCTGGGTGCGGCAGGCGATGCACATCGGCGGGAAGACGAGGTCGAGGGCGGCCCGTGCCGCGCGCTTGAGGCCGCCCTGCAATCCCCCGCTCATGGCGCTAGACTAGCGCAATGGACGTTCCGCGCATATTCGATTCCAAGGCGCTCGCGCTGCACCGTGAACGGGCGCGGCGGATCGGCGGCGACGCGTTCCTGCTGCGCGAAGCGGAAGCCGGGCTCGCCGAACGGCTCGGCGGCGTGCTGCGCGGCTTCGCGGCGCGGACGGAGCTGGCGCTCGACGGCGCGGAAAATTTTGCGGCGGCGCCGGAGTCGCTCGACCTCGTGACCAGCGCCCTTGCCTTGCATGCGGTCAACGACCTGCCGGGCGTGCTGGTGCAGGTGCGACGCGCGCTCCGGCCCGATGGACTGTTCCTGGGCGCCCTGTTCGGCGGCGAGACCTTGACCGAATTGCGCCAGTCCCTGGCAGCGGCCGAGATCGCGGTGCTGGGCGGCGTCAGTCCGCGGGTGGCGCCCTTCGCCGACGTGCGCGAGCTCGGCGGCCTGCTGCAGCGCGCCGGCTTCGCGCTGCCCGTTGCCGATGTGGAGCGGACCGTCGTGCGCTATCGCGATTTCGGCGGGCTGGTGCGCGACCTGCGCGCGATGGGCGAGACCAATGCGCTGGTGGAGCGGTCGCGCAAGCCGATGCCCCGCGCCCTGCTCGCCGCCGCCTGGGCGCACTATGCGGAGCATTTCACCGATCCCGACGGACGGCTGCGCGCCACCTTCGAGATCGTCTACCTGACCGGCTGGGCGCCGCATGCGAGCCAGCAGACGCCGCTGAAGCCCGGCAGCGCGACGGCCCGGCTGGCCGACGTGCTGGGCGCGCGCAAGAGCTGAGCCCCGGCTAGAACGCGTTCGAGAGGTTCTGGAAGAAGGTCGTCAGGCTGGTGCCGATGGCGCTAACGGCGGTGAAGATCACGATCGAGATGATGCTCGCGATCATGGCATATTCGATCGCCGTGGCACCGCTCGCGTCGGCCGCAAGCCGGCTCAGAGCAGATCGCGCAGCATGGGGATGAGCGGCAGGTCGGCCGCCGGCATCGGATATTGCGTCAGCTCCCGCGGCAGCACCCATTTGAGCGCGCTGTGCTCGCGCGGCACCGCGATCCCCTCCCAGCGGCGGCAGACATAGAGCGGCATCAGGAGCTGGAAATCCGGGTAGGCGTGCGAGGCGAAGGTGAAGGGCGCGAGACATGGCTCCTTGACCATGATTCCCAATTCCTCGGCGAGCTCGCGGATCAGCGCCTCTTCGGGCCGCTCGCCCGGCTCGACCTTTCCGCCCGGAAATTCCCATAGTCCTGCCATCGCTTTCTGTGGCGACCGCTGCGCGATGAGAACGCGGCCGTCCGGATCGATCAGCGCGCAGGCGACCACCAGAACGAGCCTCGCACCCATGCGTTCCATGATCTCCGCCCAGCCCTAAGGTTGGATTAAGATTTATCAGCGGTTTTGACGGAGGTCGAACGCAAATTCCACCGGCGCTCAGCCCTGGGCGGCTGCGCGTTCGAACCGTGAAGGTCCGAACACATAGGCCTCCGGCTCGACAACCGTGCGGCGGAAGAAATCGCCGATCATCGTCATGACCTGCGGCACCACCTTTGGATGATTGGCGAAGCCATGCGGAAAGCCGGCGAAGAGATGCAGATCGACCTTGCCGCCGGCTTCGCGCACGCGCGCTTCGTAGGCGCGCGACGTGTCGACCGGAACGATCCTGTCGGCGTCGCCGTGCAGCAGCATGACCGGCGGCAGGCCGGGTCCGACATGCGCGATGGGGCTGGCGAGCGCGGCCATGCCGGCGGAAATCTCCGCGCCGGGCAGCACCGCCGCCGGGACGCCGCCCGATGGCCTTGCGTCGCCGAGATAAAAGAGCACCGGCGGATAGATCGCCGCGACGGCCGCCACGGCGGCGGAGATGCCGCCCGCGCCCTCGGGCGGGTCGAGCCGTTCGTCGTCGCCGCTGCCGGCCGCGAGCAGCGCCAGATGACCGCCGGCGGAATGGCCTTCCAGGCAAAGCTTGTCCGGATCGAAACCGAGTTCGGCGGCGTGCGAACGCATCCATCTGAGCGC
The nucleotide sequence above comes from Rhizomicrobium sp.. Encoded proteins:
- the ptsP gene encoding phosphoenolpyruvate--protein phosphotransferase is translated as MPVSGGPRLLLRKLREIMAEQTSAQTRLDKLVTVIATNMVAEVCSIYLRRAGKALELFATEGLNRAAVHTTRMKEGEGLVGLVAQTAEPVNLSDAPSDPHFSYRPETGEDPYKSFLGVPIVRGGQVFGVLTVQNRAAVLYSEEEVEALQTVSMVLAEVVAQGGLFRITELDEPELRADRPRTFTGEGLAEGVGIGRVVLHEPRVKVEKMIADDTQEELTRLEEAIGKLRDAVDEMLESSELDLTGEGREVIEAYRLFAHDQGWRQRMRDAVRTGLTAEAAVERVQDEMRVRVQRLDDPVLRERLHDLDDLARRLLRHLSGEIGAQELPLNAVIIARAMGPAELLDYGRERLVGLVLEDAASTSHVSIVARSMGLPLIGSVEGISDSARGGDLIALDGETGELHLRPQPEIVAAFEAKRALREQVQARFAALRDLPAITKDGVPIQLMMNAGLKLDMPHLAESGADGIGLFRTELQFMIGETMPRLADQVEFYRAIIDAAGDKPVVFRTLDLGGDKVLPYARWEREENPALGWRAIRIALDRPALLRYQVRALLMASAGGTLRILLPMVSNVDEFNRARALIDRETERARLLGIERPRQVLVGAMLEVPSLAFMLPQLMRSADFVSIGSNDLLSFVFAVDRTNPRVSRRYDVLNPAALYLIRLIVNSAAEAHGELSLCGEMAGRPLDAMALLGLGLRTLSMHPANIGPIKAMIRSMNLSEVTPFVDKLCGRTDHSLRTRLAAFAAERGIALK
- a CDS encoding aspartate kinase — encoded protein: MAKIAMKFGGTSVADLDRIRHVAQLVKRERDRGNQVAVVVSAMAGETNKLVAWCNDIARAPGSNAPAVPDPREYDVIVASGEQVTSGLLAVALGAIGVPARSWMGWQIPMRTSAVHGSARIEGMDGDLMNESLARGEVAVVAGFQGVAPHDRISTLGRGGSDTSAVAVAAGLNADRCDIYTDVDGVYTTDPRIVPKARRLEKISFEEMLEMASLGAKVLQTRSVEIAMLHRVPTRVLSTFDPDAGGTLLCDEDEIVEKKPVTGIAYSRDEAKITLLKIPDRPGIAAAIFGPLADAGVNVDMIVQNVSEDGKKTDLTFTVTRGELQRALASIEKAAEQIGYRELLHDANVAKVSIIGIGMRAHPGVAQTMFRTLSEKGINIQVISTSEIKVSVLIAEEYVELAVRALHSAYELDVA
- the ubiG gene encoding bifunctional 2-polyprenyl-6-hydroxyphenol methylase/3-demethylubiquinol 3-O-methyltransferase UbiG, translated to MTLTDATIDPAEVAKFSAMAAEWWDPAGKFAPLHKFNPVRLQFIRDTAAAHFGRTGLKAFAGLALLDIGCGGGLLCEPMARLGFAVTGVDPSEKNIGTARAHAGTLPITYRAASAEALEAEGAAFDVVLNMEVVEHVADLKAYLQACARLVKPGGLTIVATLNRTLKSLALAKIGAEYVLRWLPPGTHDWNKFVAPAELRRLLEGAGLNPLKTQGVAFDPLNWDWHLSDDVDVNYMVVAGR
- a CDS encoding DUF1178 family protein, with translation MIVYNLRCRNAHEFEGWFRDSAAYDAQSRTGKLTCPVCDSRKVEKAIMAPAVSVAARKSTITADEAKKMRQFMTGLRKYVQQNADYVGPNFAEEARKIHYGEAEERHIYGEASLEEAKELVEEGVDVAPLPPDLDGVN
- a CDS encoding carbon-nitrogen hydrolase family protein — translated: MTAFKAACVQLRSSDDIAENVRTTSAFIREAHGQGAQFVATPENTTLMAPDGGAKLAQSYDEAHDPALPAFAALAEELGIWLLIGSLAIKVSETKTANRQFLIDPKGRVTARYSKIHLFDVDLPSGEKYRESNTVAGGDEAVLADTPWGRIGLSICYDMRFPQLYRALAQKGAFLLTAPSAFTETTGKAHWHVLLRARAIENGAFVVAPAQGGTHANGRKTYGHSLIVAPWGEVLAEAGTEPGIIVAQIDPAAVVDARSRVPNLQHDRPFRGP
- the grxC gene encoding glutaredoxin 3 produces the protein MSNVKIYTTPICPYCVRAKALLKKKGATFDEIDVFMDSDARREMEAKSEGRRTVPQIFIGEKHVGGCDDLYALESQGKLDPLLAS
- a CDS encoding ComF family protein translates to MSGGLQGGLKRAARAALDLVFPPMCIACRTQVAEPGALCAKCWQDVRFLEGPMCGCCGLPFDFDMGGETLCAACHADPPAFDKARAVMRYDAASRGPLLAFKHGDRLDLVPGFSRWLERGGRALLDEADLILPVPLHPGRLWSRRYNQSAELARALARLSGKTADLFALRRARATPSQGAMTSAKARRRNMLGAFKIPPRHKSAIAGRNILLVDDVLTTGATVEACARALKRAGAAKVLVLALARVVRSRAGDMM
- a CDS encoding methyltransferase domain-containing protein, which encodes MDVPRIFDSKALALHRERARRIGGDAFLLREAEAGLAERLGGVLRGFAARTELALDGAENFAAAPESLDLVTSALALHAVNDLPGVLVQVRRALRPDGLFLGALFGGETLTELRQSLAAAEIAVLGGVSPRVAPFADVRELGGLLQRAGFALPVADVERTVVRYRDFGGLVRDLRAMGETNALVERSRKPMPRALLAAAWAHYAEHFTDPDGRLRATFEIVYLTGWAPHASQQTPLKPGSATARLADVLGARKS
- a CDS encoding Flp family type IVb pilin, which gives rise to MGAAAGADAISDAGGRPAAHPHAARSALSRLAADASGATAIEYAMIASIISIVIFTAVSAIGTSLTTFFQNLSNAF
- a CDS encoding (deoxy)nucleoside triphosphate pyrophosphohydrolase encodes the protein MERMGARLVLVVACALIDPDGRVLIAQRSPQKAMAGLWEFPGGKVEPGERPEEALIRELAEELGIMVKEPCLAPFTFASHAYPDFQLLMPLYVCRRWEGIAVPREHSALKWVLPRELTQYPMPAADLPLIPMLRDLL
- a CDS encoding alpha/beta hydrolase; the protein is MDTQRDIVFADAGKRPLALDIYRRSGAANGAAVLLLHGGAWARGSKTMLAPHAQALAAQGFVAVASEYRLVGEARFPAQIHDVKRALRWMRSHAAELGFDPDKLCLEGHSAGGHLALLAAGSGDDERLDPPEGAGGISAAVAAVAAIYPPVLFYLGDARPSGGVPAAVLPGAEISAGMAALASPIAHVGPGLPPVMLLHGDADRIVPVDTSRAYEARVREAGGKVDLHLFAGFPHGFANHPKVVPQVMTMIGDFFRRTVVEPEAYVFGPSRFERAAAQG